In Gammaproteobacteria bacterium (ex Lamellibrachia satsuma), a single genomic region encodes these proteins:
- the zwf gene encoding glucose-6-phosphate dehydrogenase, producing the protein MSVLPVDYAIRPEAGEPFLQADRSTPCLLVIFGAAGDLTRRKLIPALYNLLCERVIDEQFAVIGYSRTEQKSEEFRAILESAVREYSRTQPVDPLVWQSFEKRIEYVRGSFEDPEGYNALRERIDVLEQSFGTGGNRLFYLATPPAAAPQILHRLQETGLLYDSSDETPWSRVIMEKPYGRDLTSAQELNRIVGEVLDESQVYRIDHYLGKETVQNILVTRFGNTIFEPLWNRKYIDHIQITAAESIGVEGRGRFYDQTGVVRDMVQSHLLQVLSLCVMETPISFAADDIRDKRVEVLRSLRRMSGDDIEKYVVFGQYRGYRDEDNVDKDSRTPTYVALKCFIDNWRWQGVPFMLRVGKHLKARMTEISVVFRPVPHCLFGRDDVCQTLDSNVLTIRIQPDEGIDLKIISKQPGDSLQVGTVEMDFSYSDAYNHPIKDAYERLLLDAMRGDATLFARRDEVEHAWRFVTPILQAWERATDRYPAFYAEGSAGPVEADKLMHRYQRKWREIV; encoded by the coding sequence ATATCGGTGTTACCCGTTGACTATGCAATACGGCCGGAGGCCGGGGAACCTTTTCTACAGGCGGATAGATCAACTCCCTGTCTTCTGGTCATCTTCGGTGCGGCTGGAGATCTGACTCGCCGTAAACTGATACCAGCGCTCTACAATCTCCTTTGTGAACGCGTGATTGATGAACAGTTTGCGGTCATCGGCTACAGCCGGACCGAGCAGAAGAGTGAAGAGTTTCGGGCAATATTGGAGAGCGCGGTCAGGGAATACTCCCGTACGCAGCCCGTCGATCCGCTGGTCTGGCAGAGCTTTGAGAAACGCATAGAATATGTGCGTGGGTCGTTTGAGGATCCTGAAGGCTACAATGCATTGCGGGAACGAATCGATGTTCTGGAGCAGAGTTTTGGTACAGGTGGCAACCGGCTCTTCTATCTGGCTACACCACCCGCGGCGGCACCGCAGATACTGCATCGTCTTCAGGAGACGGGACTGCTTTACGATAGTAGTGATGAAACCCCCTGGTCACGGGTGATCATGGAGAAGCCCTACGGCAGGGATTTGACCTCGGCTCAGGAGCTCAACCGTATTGTTGGCGAAGTGCTGGATGAGAGTCAGGTCTACCGTATCGATCATTATCTCGGTAAGGAGACAGTGCAGAATATCCTGGTGACCCGTTTCGGCAACACCATCTTCGAACCTCTCTGGAACCGAAAATATATCGACCATATCCAGATTACTGCGGCGGAGTCGATTGGTGTCGAGGGAAGGGGACGCTTCTATGACCAGACCGGGGTGGTTCGAGATATGGTACAGAGCCATCTGTTGCAGGTGCTGTCGCTCTGTGTCATGGAGACGCCGATCTCTTTTGCGGCGGACGATATTCGTGATAAACGGGTTGAGGTACTGCGTTCCCTGCGTCGCATGTCCGGTGATGATATTGAAAAATATGTCGTGTTTGGTCAGTACCGGGGTTACCGTGATGAGGATAATGTCGACAAGGATTCCCGCACCCCCACCTATGTAGCGCTCAAGTGTTTTATCGACAATTGGCGCTGGCAGGGGGTGCCCTTCATGTTACGGGTCGGGAAGCATCTCAAAGCGAGGATGACTGAGATATCTGTCGTTTTCCGTCCTGTGCCACACTGTCTTTTCGGGCGTGACGATGTCTGCCAGACGCTCGACTCCAATGTGTTGACGATCCGTATCCAGCCGGATGAGGGGATCGATCTCAAAATCATAAGTAAACAGCCGGGGGATTCACTGCAGGTGGGTACAGTGGAGATGGATTTCAGCTACTCAGATGCCTATAACCATCCGATCAAAGATGCCTATGAGCGCTTGCTGCTTGATGCCATGCGCGGCGATGCCACTCTGTTTGCCCGCCGTGACGAGGTGGAGCATGCTTGGCGATTCGTAACACCGATTCTGCAGGCCTGGGAACGGGCGACAGATCGCTATCCGGCCTTCTATGCTGAAGGCAGCGCGGGCCCAGTAGAGGCCGATAAACTTATGCACCGATACCAACGAAAATGGCGGGAGATCGTTTAG
- a CDS encoding tryptophan 7-halogenase gives MNERIDDITIVGGGSAGWLMGLFLTTMLNKGESKVKVTLIESPNIPTIGVGEGTVTGFPRMLQQLGIKESEFLRNSDATFKCAGKFVGWNLDAKGKPTTFYNPFNVGGYVGGFETGYYYQKYGNAPGASSFVDSIMPTQMVVENLLGPKLMGAKDYESPVPYTYHLHAHDFSRQVANIAKKRGVVHILDEMVDVEQDENGYITALNLKEKGRVPVKLVIDCTGFSGRILQQVLKEPYNEFGNHLLCDRAIPIPHPHEDPKRLSPCTTATAMKAGWTFDVPLYSRMGTGYVYSSRFISDDEALDELIRHIGDESLRERTPPVIKMRVGRVRNTWVKNCIATGLSAGFVEPLEASAIYTIEMTARMLLTYYPEQGIEQKTVDRFNEVMNRMYNEILSFIVMTYYTSNRTEPFWVAAREDIDLPDKLRENLEMWQSFMPSPHDVEGKFLFSHWNYIYVLLGKGYFEGRHFPAERFLVKSDWMRFSNHIAEVKRQLKQKLPSHYDLLTAIRSWR, from the coding sequence ATGAACGAGAGGATAGATGATATCACCATCGTGGGTGGCGGTTCGGCAGGCTGGTTGATGGGCCTGTTTCTGACCACGATGCTGAACAAGGGTGAGTCCAAGGTCAAGGTGACCCTGATTGAGTCGCCAAATATTCCTACCATCGGTGTTGGCGAAGGGACGGTGACGGGTTTTCCCCGCATGCTCCAGCAACTGGGTATCAAGGAGAGCGAGTTCCTGCGTAATTCCGATGCCACCTTCAAATGCGCAGGAAAATTTGTAGGCTGGAATCTGGATGCCAAAGGCAAGCCGACTACCTTCTATAATCCCTTTAACGTGGGTGGATACGTCGGTGGTTTTGAAACAGGTTATTACTACCAAAAATATGGCAACGCACCAGGTGCGAGCAGTTTTGTAGATAGCATCATGCCGACTCAGATGGTGGTGGAAAACCTGCTTGGTCCAAAATTGATGGGCGCAAAGGACTACGAGAGCCCCGTACCCTATACCTACCATCTGCACGCCCACGACTTTTCCAGGCAGGTCGCAAATATTGCGAAAAAAAGAGGGGTTGTGCATATCCTGGACGAGATGGTGGACGTGGAACAGGATGAGAACGGCTATATCACGGCACTTAACCTGAAAGAGAAGGGGCGTGTGCCGGTAAAACTGGTGATCGATTGTACCGGTTTCAGTGGGCGTATATTGCAACAGGTGTTGAAAGAGCCCTATAACGAATTTGGTAACCACTTGCTGTGTGACAGAGCCATCCCCATCCCGCATCCCCATGAAGATCCTAAGAGACTTTCTCCCTGCACCACCGCAACGGCGATGAAGGCGGGTTGGACTTTCGATGTGCCACTCTACAGCAGAATGGGCACGGGTTATGTTTACTCAAGCCGTTTCATCTCCGATGATGAGGCATTGGATGAACTTATCAGACACATAGGCGATGAATCTCTGCGGGAAAGAACACCACCTGTGATCAAGATGCGGGTAGGCCGTGTACGCAATACTTGGGTTAAAAACTGTATCGCCACCGGTCTCTCCGCCGGTTTTGTGGAACCGTTGGAGGCATCCGCGATCTATACTATCGAGATGACGGCGCGCATGCTGTTGACCTATTATCCCGAGCAGGGCATCGAGCAGAAGACAGTAGACCGCTTCAATGAAGTCATGAACCGGATGTATAATGAGATCCTCTCTTTCATCGTCATGACCTACTACACTTCCAACCGTACCGAGCCTTTCTGGGTAGCCGCCCGTGAGGATATCGATCTGCCAGATAAACTGCGGGAAAATCTTGAGATGTGGCAATCATTTATGCCGTCGCCTCATGATGTCGAGGGAAAATTTCTTTTCAGCCACTGGAACTATATTTATGTCCTGCTTGGTAAAGGTTATTTCGAGGGACGCCATTTTCCGGCTGAACGTTTCCTTGTAAAAAGTGACTGGATGCGTTTTTCCAATCATATTGCAGAGGTCAAACGCCAGCTGAAACAGAAACTGCCTTCGCATTATGATCTGCTTACAGCGATTCGGAGTTGGCGGTAA